In Apium graveolens cultivar Ventura chromosome 10, ASM990537v1, whole genome shotgun sequence, the following are encoded in one genomic region:
- the LOC141691754 gene encoding uncharacterized protein LOC141691754, translating into MHQHSGESLRSFITQFREEIADILELMRQMAVNFLSAGIDKSRHGLLLEEIFEKRPKTLQAAFRIIEHRMMLQEAVSCIQSPRRSSRYERRRSYSPRSPTRERRHERCRTPPSRAEDRPPRDRRERDWQPRTRPEKEFTKLKTEKTTILAVLKTEPDYRPPRPIKAGGPPSSRYCDYLEDIGHTTEQCFQLSNLIEGKIRRGQLVHYVQQEDNPKRHHRDEEDCVIDVIFGGEASGGFSHNSRKTYAREIFNVNPSTVKRPRANPTLVISFSDDDYHPGLVEGHQDALVITTRVGNNTAKKMLVDNGSSVDILYHHACRIF; encoded by the coding sequence ATGCATCAACACTCGGGTGAAAGCCTCCGCAGCTTTATAACTCAATTCAGGGAAGAGATCGCCGATATTCTTGAATTAATGAGACAAATGGCTGTCAATTTCTTATCTGCAGGTATCGATAAATCACGACATGGGCTGCTCCTGGAAGAAATTTTTGAGAAAAGGCCAAAAACCCTTCAAGCAGCATTCCGGATTATTGAACATCGTATGATGCTACAAGAAGCAGTGAGCTGCATTCAGTCGCCCCGACGCTCTTCAAGGTATGAACGTCGCCGCAGCTATAGTCCGCGATCTCCCACGCGAGAGAGACGCCATGAACGTTGTCGAACACCTCCATCGCGCGCGGAAGACCGTCCTCCGAGGGATAGGAGAGAAAGGGACTGGCAGCCTCGCACACGACCAGAAAAAGAGTTTACTAAACTTAAGACAGAGAAGACAACAATTCTAGCAGTACTAAAAACGGAACCAGACTACCGACCACCAAGGCCCATAAAGGCTGGTGGACCTCCCAGTTCCAGATACTGCGACTATCTTGAAGATATTGGCCATACAACAGAACAGTGCTTTCAACTCAGCAACCTCATAGAGGGAAAGATCCGTCGGGGGCAGTTAGTACATTACGTACAACAAGAGGACAATCCCAAACGTCACCATCGGGATGAAGAGGACTGTGTCATTGACGTCATATTTGGGGGGGAAGCTTCCGGAGGATTCTCCCACAATTCCAGAAAAACATACGCTCGAGAAATCTTTAACGTCAATCCCTCGACAGTCAAACGCCCTCGCGCGAACCCGACTCTGGTCATTTCCTTCTCCGACGACGATTACCACCCGGGGCTCGTTGAAGGTCATCAGGATGCTCTCGTCATCACGACCCGAGTGGGAAACAATACTGCGAAGAAGATGTTGGTCGACAACGGAAGTTCTGTCGATATTCTCTACCATCACGCCTGCAGAattttttag
- the LOC141689715 gene encoding fructose-bisphosphate aldolase 6, cytosolic-like — protein sequence MSCYQGKYADELIANATYIGTPGKGILAADESTGTIGKRLSSINVENVESNRRALRELLFCTPGCLQYLSGVILFEETLYQSTAAGKLFVDVMKEGGVLPGIKVDKGTVELAGTNGETTTQGLDGLAARCAKYYEAGARFAKWRAVLKIGPNEPSQLAINENANGLARYAIICQENGLVPIVEPEILVDGDHDINKCADVTERVLAACYKALNDHKVLLEGTLLKPNMVTPGSDSAKVAPEVIAEYTVRALQRTMPPAVPAVVFLSGGQSEEQATVNLNAMNKLKAKKPWSLSFSFGRALQQSTLKAWGGKDENIKTAQEAFLARCKANSEATLGTYQGGAALSEGAAESLHVKDYKY from the exons ATGTCTTGCTACCAGGGCAAATATGCTG ATGAGCTTATTGCTAATGCTACTTACATTGGAACCCCTGGGAAGGGTATCCTTGCTGCTGATGAGTCAACTGGCACAATTGGAAAGCGTCTATCCAGCATTAATGTTGAGAATGTAGAGTCAAACAGGAGGGCACTCAGAGAGCTTCTTTTCTGTACACCTGGATGCCTCCAGTATCTTAGTGGTGTTATTCTTTTCGAAGAAACTCTTTACCAGAGTACCGCTGCAG GCAAGCTCTTTGTCGATGTTATGAAGGAAGGTGGAGTTCTTCCAGGAATTAAGGTTGACAAGGGCACAGTTGAGCTTGCTGGTACCAATGGGGAGACCACCACTCAGGGTCTTGATGGCCTTGCTGCTCGCTGTGCTAAATACTATGAAGCAGGTGCTAGATTTGCCAAGTGGCGTGCAGTGCTCAAGATTGGACCAAATGAACCTTCACAGCTGGCAATCAACGAGAATGCAAATGGTTTGGCCCGGTATGCCATTATTTGCCAGGAGAATGGCTTGGTACCTATTGTTGAGCCTGAAATTCTTGTGGATGGAGACCACGATATCAACAAGTGTGCCGATGTAACAGAGCGTGTTCTTGCTGCTTGCTACAAGGCTCTAAATGACCACAAAGTTTTGCTAGAAGGAACTCTGTTGAAGCCAAACATGGTCACACCAGGATCTGACTCTGCCAAGGTTGCACCTGAGGTGATTGCAGAGTACACTGTCCGTGCCCTGCAGCGCACCATGCCGCCTGCAGTTCCTGCAGTTGTGTTTTTGTCAGGTGGGCAGAGTGAGGAGCAGGCTACTGTTAACCTCAATGCCATGAACAAGCTCAAGGCAAAAAAGCCATGGAGCCTATCATTCTCATTCGGAAGAGCTCTTCAGCAGAGCACTCTTAAGGCTTGGGGAGGAAAAGATGAAAACATCAAAACCGCGCAGGAAGCATTCCTCGCCAGGTGCAAGGCTAACTCAGAGGCAACTCTTGGTACATACCAGGGCGGCGCTGCTTTGAGTGAGGGTGCTGCTGAGAGCCTTCATGTCAAGGACTACAAATACTGA
- the LOC141692575 gene encoding uncharacterized protein LOC141692575 encodes MASQKHLRELLRQDQEPFYLHNYIADKRNSHLNKPKNKPAKPPTKSTTSKRASLYKQACFTSFQDSPDFLKSPLKKKNSGTVLHVPPKTAAGLLEAATKIHNQSSSKPKNVRFAGLFFGSILRKLKDKNTSTSKTRELSSSSSINGPGFEAKQDQYVVDNSKDKYEMGFAFSDCNYSNISRRISSAGWSEINTPEEDNKSLDMDTNSSCTSTSRSDFYTHDFVLPDQPHHFCLSPLSPFRFALQRSPSVGRRTPEFLSPSTSPCRHRSQEDDDQATDNLKNQTQEEDEKDQFSPVSVLDLPFEDDEQEDGRGEEEEEEVEDEDDYDLECSYALMQKAKFQLLEKLRRFERLAELEPIELEKRMLEGYEDEDEDDYYLDENEEYEVVDEFGINVDDLICKILSPCNLEKVPGHMKRLVTDLIAEEKKNGMDNKNEVMVKIVSKRLDSWKEVESNTIDMMVGVDLIRELDGWKSYDEVGERAKEIELAIFGLLMEEISEELVRH; translated from the exons ATGGCTTCTCAAAAACACTTGCGTGAGTTACTCAGACAAGATCAAGAACCATTTTATCTGCATAACTACATTGCCGACAAACGCAACTCTCACCTCAACAAACCTAAAAACAAACCCGCAAAACCACCCACTAAATCAACAACTTCAAAACGCGCCAGTCTTTACAAACAAGCCTGTTTCACATCATTCCAAGACTCCCCGGACTTTCTCAAATCACCATTAAAAAAGAAAAACTCAGGCACTGTTCTTCATGTGCCACCCAAAACAGCCGCTGGGCTTCTAGAAGCCGCAACCAAAATTCACAACCAATCCTCCTCCAAACCCAAAAATGTCCGGTTCGCCGGGCTTTTTTTCGGTTCGATTTTAAGAAAATTAAAGGACAAAAATACAAGTACAAGTAAAACCCGTGAACTTAGCAGCTCCTCCTCAATAAATGGTCCCGGTTTTGAAGCTAAACAAGACCAGTATGTGGTGGACAATAGTAAAGACAAATACGAGATGGGCTTTGCATTTTCAGATtgtaattatagtaatattaGCAGGAGAATTAGTAGTGCTGGCTGGTCAGAAATTAACACACCAGAAGAAGATAATAAGTCTTTAGATATGGATACTAATTCATCATGTACCAGTACTTCAAGATCTGATTTCTATACTCATGATTTTGTTCTGCCTGATCAGCCTCATCACTTCTGTTTAAGCCCATTAAGCCCTTTCCGTTTTGCACTTCAAAGAAGCCCTTCTGTCGGTCGCCGCACACCGGAATTCTTATCTCCTTCAACCTCTCCTTGCCGCCACCGTTCACAG GAAGATGATGATCAGGCAACTGACAATTTGAAAAATCAAACACAAGAGGAAGATGAAAAAGACCAGTTTAGTCCGGTATCCGTACTGGACCTTCCATTCGAGGATGATGAACAAGAAGACGGTAGGggggaggaggaggaagaggaaGTAGAGGACGAAGATGATTACGATCTGGAATGCAGCTATGCCCTCATGCAGA AAGCCAAATTTCAGCTCTTAGAGAAGCTTCGTAGATTTGAGAGGCTTGCAGAGCTGGAACCAATTGAACTTGAGAAAAGAATGTTAGAAGGATacgaagatgaagatgaagacgATTATTATCTAGATGAGAACGAGGAATACGAAGTGGTTGATGAGTTCGGGATAAATGTTGATGATTTAATTTGTAAAATTTTAAGTCCCTGCAATCTAGAGAAAGTCCCTGGACACATGAAAAGGCTGGTTACAGACCTCATAGCCGAAGAGAAAAAGAACGGAATGGACAACAAAAATGAAGTCATGGTGAAGATAGTGAGCAAAAGGTTAGATTCATGGAAAGAAGTAGAATCAAACACTATCGATATGATGGTGGGAGTGGATCTCATAAGAGAACTCGACGGATGGAAGAGCTACGACGAGGTAGGAGAAAGAGCAAAGGAAATAGAGCTGGCGATTTTCGGTTTATTAATGGAGGAAATATCAGAGGAACTAGTCAGGCATTAG